The Felis catus isolate Fca126 chromosome X, F.catus_Fca126_mat1.0, whole genome shotgun sequence genome includes a region encoding these proteins:
- the LOC109496472 gene encoding ferritin heavy chain-like, translating into MRGPAPPLIPLPPNRKLAAVSCNGPQFRFYPRAVAASEPNGRCLEVSIATECLWLLSPFKLGNLRGRRRLRPRHCLFRGPRFRFALTSVPAPPAMATAPSSQVRQNYHPECEAAINSQINLELYASYVYLSMAFYFDHDDVALENVSKFFLRQSHEEKERVEKLMQLQNQRGGRIRLHDIMKPDRDNWESGLKAVECAFHLEKSVNQSLLDLHQLATDKNDAHLCSFLETNYLPEQVKVIKELGGYITSLRKMGAPEDGLAEYLFDKLTLGNSDKN; encoded by the coding sequence ATGCgcggccccgccccaccccttatcccccttcccccaaaccGGAAACTCGCTGCCGTTTCCTGTAACGGACCTCAGTTCCGGTTCTATCCCAGAGCTGTTGCCGCGTCCGAGCCCAACGGACGCTGCCTAGAGGTCTCCATTGCCACTGAGTGCCTCTGGCTCCTCTCGCCATTCAAGCTGGGTAATCTTCGGGGTCGCCGCCGCCTTCGGCCTCGCCACTGCCTGTTCCGGGGCCCTCGCTTCAGATTTGCCTTGACCTCGGTGCCAGCGCCGCCAGCCATGGCCACCGCGCCGTCCTCTCAAGTGCGCCAGAACTACCACCCTGAATGCGAGGCCGCCATCAACAGCCAGATCAACCTGGAGCTCTACGCCTCCTACGTGTACCTGTCGATGGCTTTCTATTTCGACCATGACGACGTGGCCCTGGAGAATGTCTCCAAGTTCTTCCTGCGCCAGTCCCATGAGGAGAAGGAGCGTGTCGAGAAGCTGATGCAGCTGCAGAACCAGCGTGGGGGCCGCATCCGCCTCCACGACATCATGAAGCCTGACCGCGACAACTGGGAGAGCGGCCTGAAGGCCGTGGAGTGCGCCTTTCACTTGGAGAAGAGCGTGAACCAGAGCCTGCTCGACCTGCACCAGCTGGCTACTGACAAGAACGACGCCCATCTGTGCAGCTTCCTGGAGACCAACTACCTGCCCGAGCAAGTGAAGGTCATCAAAGAGCTGGGGGGCTACATCACCAGCCTGCGCAAGATGGGGGCCCCGGAAGATGGCTTGGCAGAGTACCTCTTTGACAAGCTCACCCTGGGCAACAGCGACAAGAACTGA